Below is a genomic region from Mesorhizobium sp. NZP2298.
CACTGTGTTCGAGAACGGCAATATCGACGCGACGACGGCGACGGTGCGCTCCGACCTTGCCGTCACCACGTGGCTCGCTTCGACCGTGCCGGCCGATCTCGACATCCTGCCGTTCGAGGCCGGCCTGCCGCCGCTGCCGAATTTTTCGATCAACCTGCATGTGCCAAGGCACGGCGTCGGGCCGGCGGCGCAGGAATTCGCGCGGCATATACGCGATGGACTGGCGCGCCGGCCTGTCGCGGCGTGAGACCAAGCAGCACTAGGTTTCCTCGCCCCCGTCGATCGGGGAAGAGGAAAGGTGCCAACGCCGGGTCCCGCTATTTCCAGTTCCTGCGCCGCTCGAGCTCGGCGTCGGACGGCTCCCCGGTGACAAAGGAGCCGACCTCGATTTCGCCTGATCGTTCGTAGGTCGCGATGATGACGCCGGTGCTGGAGGTCTGCGACTTGGCAAGCCTGAAGGCGGCCGGCATGGCGTCATCGCCGAACAGCCGTTTGCCCTTGCCCAGCAGCAGCGGGAAGATCATCAGCCGGATTTCGTCGATCAGCCCGTTGGCGAGCAAGGTCTGGATCAGGTTGCCCGATCCCTGGATGAGGAGGTCAGGTCCATCCTCCTGCTTGAGGCGGCGCAGTGTCGCGACGATGTCGGGCCCAAGCGATTGCGTGTTCTGCCAAATGAGGGTGTCAGGCCGATGCGTCGCCACATATTTGGTCGCCGGGTTGAATGCATCCGCAATCGGATCTTTCTGATACGGCCAGTACGCGGCGAAGATGTCATAGGTCCTGCGGCCGAGCAGCAGGGCGAAGGGTTTGGAGAAGAGTTCCTCCATTGCCGCGCCTCCCACCTCGTCGAAGTAATGGAAGGTCCAGCCGCCGAACTTGAAGCCGCCGACGGGATCCTCCTCCGGCCCGCCCGGCGCCTGCATGACGCCGTCCAGGCTGACGAAGGTGGCGGCGATGATCTTTCTCATTGGTCTCTCCCTTGTTCCATCCACGCCGTCACGGCCCGACCATGGCCCAAGGACGGACCGCCCGCGGCCATCCCGACAGGGGTCGCGAAATTTTGGACAAGCCTGCCCATCGATCCGTCAGTTGCCGGGTTTGGCGCGGAGATCTTTCGATGAGAACCAGACGTCGCCGAAGATGGCCGTGGCCGTGCGGTCCGGCGCCTTGTCGCTCGTCAGCCATATCGAGCGGCTGCGCGTGGCTTGCTCGCGGGTCGGGATCTTCGCGGCAAGATCCGCAACCGAGGCACCGAAGCATGGGATGAACCAGGAGCGCATGAACGGATCGCAGGCGAAACCCTTTTGGGTGCGGGTCACCATCACCGCCAGCGGGACGCGCTCGGCCGGGCGCCAGGGGAAGATCATGCGGCCGCCGGGGCGCAATGCCTTCAGCCATCCGGCTGGAGGGGCGACGACCCCGGCGTTGACATAGATGATGTCGGATGGCGGCAAGGGCATGGTCACGGCATCGCCATGGACGACAGTCGCGTTGCCGTAAGCTTTGAGATATCTGCGCGCCAGATCGGCCAACTTGTCGTCGAGTTCGAAAGCGATGACCATGCCGCCGGGCGACACCAGCCTGGCGAGCAAGGCTGTGTAGTAGCCGGTGCCGGCACCGATATGGATGACGGTCTCACCGGGTTTCGGTGCCAGTTTTCCGATCCACATGGCGTGCAGGAACGGCTCGCCATTGTTGATGCCCTTGTCGGCATCGAGCGCCACCAGCACGTTCTGGTAAATATGGGAGGGGTCGGCGCTGGGCGTCGTGACCCTGCTGTTGCCGGCGACGATCGTCCACGGTCCGGGGCCGAGGAAGGCCTCGCGCGGCACGCTGGCGAAAACCTCCTCCAGGCGTGGATCCGATGAGGCGGCATTGGCCGCCATCAGCCGCGCGTAGAATCTCCTGATATCTTCTATCGTGCTCATGGCGCCAAGATAGCGCGATTTGGCGGTTTGTCTCGCGATCCGGGGGAACCTTAGCCGACCCCGAACATCGTGTCGTAGAGCAGCTTGAAATTGAGCACCAGGATGATCGCGGCGACCACCCAGGCAAGGGCCGCCACGGCGCGCGGGATGGCAAGGCTGCCCATCTTCTTGCGGTCGGAGACGAACTGTACCAGCGGAATGACCGCGAAGGGCAATTGCATGGACAGGATGACCTGGCTGAACACCAGCAACTGGCCAGTGCCCTTTTCGCCGTAGAGCGCGGTGACGACCACCACCGGGATGATGGCGAGGCCGCGCGTCAGAAGCCGCCGGGCCCAGTTGGGGATGCGCAGGCGCAGGAACCCTTCCATGACGATCTGGCCGGCAAGCGTCGCCGTAACCGTCGAGTTGAGGCCGGAGGCAAGCAGCGCCACGGCGAACAGGATCGAGGCGATGCCCAGGCCCAGGAGCGGCGACAGCAACTCGAAGGCCTCGCCGATCTCCGCGACATCCTGGTGGCCGGTATTGTGGAAGGCGACAGCCGACACGATCAGGATGGCGGCGTTGACGAACAGCGCCAGCATCAGGGCGATGGTGGAGTCCATCGTCGCCCATTTGACGGCGTCGCGCTTGCCTTTTTCCGTGCGCTCATAGGCGCGGGTCTGCACGATCGAGGAGTGCAGGTAGAGATTGTGCGGCATGACGGTGGCGCCGATGATGCCGATCGCGATGTAAAGCATCGCCGGGTTGGTGACGATTTCCGAGGACGGCACGAACATCGAATGCAGGATCGTGCCGGCCGGTGGGGCGGCGACGAAGATCTGGATGGCAAAGCAGCTGAAGATGATGATCAAAAGCGCGATGACGAAGGCTTCGAGATAGCGGAACCCCTTGTTCATCAGGAGCAGTACCAGGAAGGCGTCGAGAGCGGTGAGCATGGCGCCGCCGATCAGCGGAATGCCGAACAGCAGCTGCAATGCGATCGCCGTGCCGATGACTTCGGCGAGGTCACAGGCGATGATGGCGAGTTCGCAGGCGATCCACAGCACGAAATTGACCGGGCGCGGATAATAGGCGCGGCAGGCCTGGGCGAGATCGCGGCCGGTGGCGATGCCAAGGCGTGCGGCCAGCGCCTGCAGCAGTATCGCCATCAGGTTGGACAGCATGATGACGAACAAAAGCGTGTAGCCGAACTGGGCACCGCCGGCGAGGTCGGTCGCCCAGTTGCCGGGATCCATATAGCCGACCGACACCATGTAGCCGGGGCCCATGAAGGCGAACAGACGGCGGAACCAGACGCCGGAATTCGGCACCGCGACGGAGGAATTGACCTCGCGCAGGCTGGGCTGATCGTCCTCGTCCCGTCCGGCGAACCGCCATTCGGACCGGGTGGCTGTAACTTCTGCTTCTGACATGGAAAGGCTTTCCGCGACGTCCGGAGGATATCCGTAACCTATGTCATGGCTCAACATTATGCAATAGGCTATATTTCATTGTCGGTGCTTTTTGCCGGACGCTCCGAAGTGCGTGTGCAAGCGCCAATCGGAAACACCGGTTGCGCCTGTGGGGGAATGCAAATAAACGGCCTGAAGAATCAGAGCCCGTGCTATAAAAGCCGCGACGGCCAAACTCCCGAGGAGGAGCGCGCATTGGCGCTGAAGAACAGACCGGTTCCGCGCGAGCCCTTGCCCGACGCCGATGTCCATTCGGAAGGGTTCAGGCAGACGCGCGAAGCGCGCCGCAGTGCGCTGGTCGAGGACTATGTCGAGCTGATCGCCGACCTGATCGAGGACGGCAACGAGGCGCGCCAGGTCGACATCGCCGCACGGCTCGGCGTCGCCCAGCCCACGGTGGCCAAGATGTTGACGCGACTGTGCGCCGACGGGCTCGTTTCGAGAAAACCCTATCGCGGCGTGTTCCTGACCGATGCCGGCCGCAAGGTGGCGGAAGAAAGCCGCATCCGCCACCAGACGGTGGAAGCCTTCTTGCGTTCGCTGGGCGTCAGCGCCGAAACGGCGCGCATCGATGCCGAGGGCATCGAGCACCATGTCAGCGCCGAGACGCTGGAAGCATTTCGCAAGGCCATGACCGCGCCGCGTTAGAGCAATTCCAGGAAAAGTGTGTAACGGTTTTCCCGGGACAAGCGCGTAGCGCTTGCCCTTGGGAATTGCGTAAAAACAAATAGCTGGAGCGATTCCGTGAAACGCTGAACCGCTCCAGGCCGCTCGGCCGTTCTCGGACGGCCGCCGGAACCACCGCACCTTACGCACGTTGCTCCTGATGTCGCACCAAGGGAGGAAGCAATGGGCGTTGAACAAGCACCGACCGCCAAGGGCAAGCAAGCCGCCAAAGGGTTGAAACAGGCGGCCGCGAAGGACGAGCGCAAGACCGAGGCCGAAACCGGCCGTCCGCTGAAAAAGGGCGCCGCGCGTTTCGAGGAGCGCTCGAAAAGCTCCGACGGCAAGAGTGCCGGCGCCAAGCAGAAGGGCTGAGGCCGGGCCGGCGTCAAGGAGCCGGCATGTTCACTCCCGCACATCCTGCACCCAGCTTCTGGGGTGGCCGTCGACGCGGAACTGGAAGATGAAATAGGGCGGGATGCAGGTGCCTTCGCCGGGCTTGGCCTGTGGCAGGTCGTCGTAGCCGGCGGTGCAGATATAGTCCTCGCGGCAGGGATGCGCCTTGTCGCAGGCGCGCAGGCCGGCGGTCTTGGTGAATTCCCTGGTGCAGAATTTGTGGTCCTTGCCGGATGCGACGCAGTCGTTGAAGCCGGTCTTGGCGAGACGACCGCATGTCGCCTCGTCGGGAAGCCTGTCGCAGGTCGCCTTGCGCAGCATGCCGCCGGGAAAGCCGCCGGTCTTCTGTTCGGGGTTGTCGTAGCGCTGGCGCGCGGCGCCATAGCCGGCGAGCTTGACCAATGGTTTCTTGTCACGCGCGGGGTCGATGGCGCATGCCTTGGCGGTGGCCGGCGACAGGCGGCAATACTGGTCGTTGCCCCATGTCGACATTCTTATCTGGCCGAACTCGACGGGATCGCCGACCGCGGTGCCCTTCTCGCTGACGCAAGTACCGAAGCCCGGATGGATGGCGCTTTCATGGACGCCGGCGCAGCGCAGGCCGGCACCACAGGTCCAGTCCTTGAAGCTAGCGTCCTCGCCGCGATAGCAGATCGAGCCCCAGCCATTGTACAGGTCGGTGCCCTTCAGCGCTTCGGCATATTTCTGATCCGGACGAGCAGCGAAGCCTCTGGTGAAATCCGGATGGCCGCCGGCGGCGAATTGCTCGACGATGGCGCGGCGGCGCGGCAGGTCGGCGAAGAACACCGCCGAGCCTGGCACGAAGACGGCGTTGCGCCGCGGTTCACTGGCGGGGTCGGCGCCGGTGTAGTGGAAGCCGGCAATGCCATGCGTCTGGTGGCAGCCGGTGCAACTCATCTCGTTCAGCCGCAGATTGAAACCGGCCACCGACTTTATGCTGGCGAGCGTGTTGCCCCGGGCGACATAGTCCCGCAGCGCCTTGTCGATATCAGCGTCGTCAACCAGCCCATAGGCGATGTTGTTCTGCGAGCGGCTCAACCCTCCGGGCGCGACGGATACGGCGCTCTTGCTCAGGAACTTCTCGTCGATGACGAGCCGGCCATGGTCGAGGTCGTAGATGTTGCGGTCGGTGAGCAGCCATTTGGCGAAGGACTTGACGTCGGCCAGCACTGTCGCGCGGTCGATCTGGTTCTCCATCTTCGCTTCGTGGAAGCTCGAGGTCGCCGGGTCCCATTTGAAGATTTTCAGGAGATATTCGGCATGGCCGCCGAAATCGCGCCGCGTCGAGGCCGATAGCCGCAGCACCTGCATGTTGAGTTCGAGCCGCATGATCTGCGAGGAATTCAGCATCGCGCCGGACAACGGCCCTTCATCGGAACGCAGCCAGGCCGCCAACTGCTCGGGCGGCAGGTCCTTCTGGCCGGCGACAAGCCAGCGCTGTGCGATTTCGGCGCAAGATACGTCGGCGGCACGTGGCAAATCCCTCGAGGCACGGGCCTGCGCTCGCGTCGGCTTGGCATTGAACACCAGGCTCATGGTCAGCGGCAGGCGCGACGAGATGCGCTGCGCGACCTTTCCCCTGGCCGGCTTTTCGGCGACCGAATAGTGGAAGCGGTAGATCAGCCTGATCTCGCCGCATTCGGTGTGGCCGAGATAGCCGCGATCCATGCGGTTGACGACGCCGGTCAGGTCGAGCGTCGAGCCGTCATCGTCGATATATCTGGGGTTGAACTTCTGGCTGGTGTCGCCCGATCGGGCCATGGCCGCGACATAGGGGTCGGGGCTGGTCTTCGGTTCGTCCGATATCTCCTGCTTGACCGTGTCGCGCACCGTGGCCAGCGCCGGCACTGAAAACAGGCCGCGATTGTCGACGTCGCGGGTGAGACCGAGCGCGGGTCCGAGCAGCCGGCTGATCGACAGGCCGCCTCGCTCAAGTGCCTGCAAGGTGGCCGGGTCGGTGATGGCAACGCTGGAATCCAGCGTCACCGCGCCGGCGCCTTGCAGGCCAAGGCAGAACAGCGCTGCCAGCAGCGACAGGAATTGACCGACCCTCTGCAAGCCTCGCACGCCCCCGGTTTGCTGGCGATGCTACAGGCCTTGCGGGCTCTCGGCCAGAGCACCATGCCAGGCACCCCGGCGGCCTCGAAAAATGCTGTGACTTGGTGCAACCATTGGGCTAATTGTTTGTTGGGTTGAGCCGGCCTGCCGGAGCAACGGGGAAGTTTGCAGCGCGAGGAGTTGCCATGCTCTGGAGAGGCCGTCGTCAGAGTGACAATATCGAGGACGACCGCAGCGACAGCGGCGGTGGTGGGATCGGCGGCGGCGGCCAGTTCCGTCTCCCCATTGGCGGTCGCACCGGTGGCGGCGGCAGCATCTTCCTGGTCATCCTGGTGGTGCTGGCCGGATGGTATTTCGGCTTCGATCCTTCGGCGATCCTGGGCGGAGGCGATGGTGGCCTGCTGCCGGGCGGTGGCGGCCAGATCACTGACAACAGCGGTGGCCAGGACAGCGGCACGGCACCCGCCAATGACGAGATGAAGCAGTTCGTCGCGACGGTGCTGGCCGAGACCGAGGACACCTGGACCGGCATCTTCAAGTCGCAAGGGTTGACCTATGAGGACCCCAAGCTGGTACTGTTTTCCGGCCAGGTGCGCTCGGCGTGCGGCTTTGCCTCGGCGGCCGCGGGGCCGTTCTATTGTCCCGGCGACCACAAGGTCTATCTCGACATGACCTTCTTCCAGCAACTCGATCAGCAGTTCGGCGCTTCCGGCGAGTTCGCCCGGGCCTATGTGGTCGCCCATGAGGTCGGCCACCACGTGCAGAACCTGACCGGCATCATGTCCAAGTTCAATCAGATGCGGCAAGGCATGAGCGAAGCCGACGCCAACCAGTTGTCGGTGCGCATCGAACTGCAGGCCGATTGCTTCGCCGGCGTGTGGGCTCACTACACGGCGCAGAAGGGCATATTGGAGCAGGGCGACATCGAAAGCGCGCTGAACGCCGCCAAGCAGATCGGCGACGACACGCTGCAGAAGAAGATGCAGGGCTATGTCGTGCCGGAAAGCTTCAACCACGGCACCTCGCAGCAGCGCCAGACCTGGCTGGCGCGCGGCTACAAGAGCGGCAAGCTGTCGGACTGCAACACGCTGAGCGGCCCGATCTGAGCACTCGCGTCATGGCAATACACTGACGGCGAAGACGCCGTCAGTGAGTGTCAGGATCAACTATTCCCGGCTGTTCTTGCATTGTTCCTTTTCGCGGGCTCGCCTATAAGGTGCGTCCGACTGCGCAGGGCGGCCGGAGGAGCCTGACCATCATGATCGACCCCAAAACCGCCAGGCGGGGCCTTGCGCTGGTTTTCACCACGCTGCTGCTCGACATTATCGGTTTCGGCATCATCATGCCGGTGCTGCCGGCCTATTTGCAGGAATTGACCGGTGTCGGCGTCAGCGAGGCGGCCATCGAGGGCGGCTGGCTGTTCTTCGTCTACGCCGCCATGCAGTTCTTCTTCGCACCCATCATGGGCGGCCTGAGCGACCGCTTCGGGCGGCGGCCGATCCTGCTTGCCTCGGTGCTGACCTTTTCCATCGACAATCTGATCTGCGCTATCGCCTGGTCCTATCCAATGCTGTTCATCGGGCGTGTGCTGGCCGGCATTTCAGGCGCCAGCTATTCGACGACATCGGCCTTCATCGCCGACATCTCGAACGACGAGAACCGGGCAAAGAATTTCGGCCTGCTTGGCATCGCCTTCGGCGTCGGCTTCGTCATCGGGCCGGTGCTGGGCGGATTGCTCGGCACGTTCGGACCGCGCGTGCCGTTCTATTTCGCCGCCGGGCTCGCCTTCGTGAACTTCCTGATCGCGATGGTCTTTCTGCCGGAAACGCTCGATGAAAAGCATCGCCGCCGCTTCGAGTGGAAACGCGCCAACCCGGTCGGCACGCTTCTGCAGATGCGCCAGTATCAAGGCATTGGCTGGATCGGGCTCGTCTTCTTCCTGATGACGCTCGGCCACATGATGTACCCGGCGGTGTGGTCGTTCGTATCCAGCTATCGCTATGGCTGGAGCCAGCAGCAGATCGGCTTCTCGCTCGGCGCCTTCGGCCTGTGTGGCGCGATCGTCATGGCAACGGTGCTGCCGCGCGTGATCACGAGGCTCGGCGAATGGAAGACGGCGGCAATCGGGCTGATCTTCACTGCGGCCAGCGCCTTCGGCTATGCCTTCGCCACGCAGGGCTGGATGATCTACGCGGTGATCGTCGTGGGTTGCCTGGAGGCCTTGGCCGATCCGCCATTGAGGAGCCTCGCCGCCGCCAAGGTGCCGCCTTCCGCGCAAGGCGAACTGCAGGGCGCGATGACCTCGATCTTCTCGATCACCTCCATCATCACGCCGCTGCTCTACACGGCGGTCTTTTCCTGGTTCACGGGGCCTGGCGCGCCCGTGACCTTCGGCGGCGCGCCCTATCTGGTCGGTGCGTGCTTCCTGGTGCTGGCGCTCATCGTCTTCGTTACCAAGGTGGCGAGGCCGGCCGTGGTCAGGACTGTCACCACCGACGTCGCGGAAGATGGAGCGCCGATATGAGCCATGACAGCCGCATCGTGCTGACCAAGGACGGGGTGTCGCTGTCGCGGCTGGTCTTCGGCGCCTGGCGCCTGCTCGACGGCGACGCCCGCCCTGATGCCGACCAGGTCGGGAGGCTGATCGGCGCCGCTGTCGATCTCGGCCTGACCAGTTTCGACCACGCCGACATCTACGGAAATTACGGGGTGGAGGCGGCCTTCGGCGCCGGGCTGTCGCGCTGGAAAGGCAAGCGAGAGGAGATCGAGCTGATCTCGAAATGCGACATCATGCTGGCCTCGGCCAACCGCCCGCGAAACCGGCTGAAGCATTACGACACCAGCGCCGCCCACATAGCCGCCTCGGTCGACCGCTCGCTCGGCAATCTCGGTACCGACTATCTCGACCTGTTGCTGCTGCACCGGCCGGATCCGCTGATGGATGCCGACGAGACGGCGGCGGCACTGGCCGCGTTGGTCAAGGCCGGCAAGGTGAGGGCGGTAGGCGTCTCGAATTTCACACCGTCACAGTTCGATCTACTGGCCTCGCGGCTGCCGTTTGCCCTGGTCACCAACCAGATCGAGATGTCGGTGCTGAAGACGTCCGCATTGGCCGATGGCAGTCTCGACCACGCGCAGCGCCTGGGCTACGCGCCGATGATCTGGTCGCCGCTCGGCGGCGGCTCGCTGTTCACCGGCAAGGAAGCCCGAGAAGCTCGGGTGCGGGCAGCGCTCGCGGCGGTTGCCGCCGAAGTCGGCGCCGGAGATCTCGCCACTGTTGCCATCGCCTGGCTGCTGCGCCATCCGGCCCGGCTGGTGCCGGTGCTGGGCTCAATGAAGCCGGAACGGCTGGCGGCCATGGTCAAGGCGCTCGACATTGTGCTCGACCGCCAACAATGGTTCGCGATACTGGAGGCGAGCGAAGGCCGGCCGGTGGCGTAAGTTCACGCCCGCTCGGCGAGCAATTCCTCGCCGCGCTTTTGCCGGATCAGGTTGACGAAGCGGCGGAACAGATAGTGCGAATCCTGGGGGCCGGGCGAGGCTTCGGGGTGGTGCTGGACCGAGAACACCGGCCGGCCGGTCAGCGCGATGCCGCAGTTCGAACCGTCGAACAGCGAGACATGGGTTTCCTCGACGCCTTCGGGCAACGAGTCGGCATCGACGGCGAAGCCGTGATTCATCGAGACGATCTCGACCTTGCCGGTGGTGTGGTCCTTGACCGGATGGTTGGCGCCATGATGGCCCTGGTGCATCTTGGCGGTCCTGCCGCCGAGCGCCAGCGCCAGCATCTGGTGGCCGAGGCAGATGCCGAACACCGGGATGTCGGTCTTCAACAGATCCTGGATGACCGGCACGGCATAGCCGCCGGTGGCTTCCGGATCGCCGGGGCCGTTGGAGAGGAAGATGCCGTCCGGCTGCATGGCGAGGATTTCTTCGGCACCAGTCTTGGCCGGTACGACGGTGACCTTGGCGCCGAGGCCGGCGAGCAGCCGCAGGATGTTGCGCTTGACGCCATAGTCGATGGCCACGACGTGCAGGGACGGATCAGTCTGTTCGCCAAAACCTTCGTTCCACACCCAGGGCGTCTCGCGCCAGACCGAGGACTGGCCCGAGGTGACTTCCTTGGCGAGGTCGAGGCCGATCAGGCCCGACCATGCGGCGGCGCGCTGCTTCAGGTCGTCGAGATCGAAGACGCCGTCCGGCGCATGCGCGATGACGGCGTTGGGCATGCCCTTTTCACGGATCAGCGCGGTCAGCGCGCGGGTGTCGATACCCGACAGTGCCATGATGCCGCGCTTCTTCAGCCACTGGTCGAGACCGCCGGCGGCGCGGTAGTTGGACGGGTTGGTGACATCGGCCTTGAACACGGCGCCGACGGCGCCGGCGCGGGCGGCCGGGTTGAGGTCCTCGATGTCCTCGCCATTGGTGCCGATGTTGCCGATATGCGGGAAGGTGAAGGTAACGATCTGGCCGGCATAGGAGGGGTCGGTGAGGATTTCCTGATAGCCGGTGAGCGCGGTGTTGAAGCAGACTTCGGCGACGGCGGAACCGGTGGCCCCGAGACCGCGGCCCTCGATGACGGTCCCGTCGGCCAGCACCAGAAGGGCGGTCGGCTTTTCGGTGGCCCAAGGTGGGGTCAGCGCGGGCGTCGTCTCGGCCATGGCGGCACTCCTATCACACTGCGCGCTGCAAAGGCCCGGCGGGCCATCCGCGCAGCAAACGGCGCGGAGCGGCGAATTCGCGGCCTCCACGCATTCAAGCTTCAGTTCATGCAAGGCCCAGTACATAGGGGAAGGGGGCAGGGCGGTCAATGATCATGCGAAATGCCGCCATGATTTATTTCATCAAGCAATATCAGAGGCTTGATCCACAATATCTGGGTTTGCCTTGGCTAGGCCCCGGCGCTATT
It encodes:
- a CDS encoding dihydrofolate reductase family protein, translated to MRKIIAATFVSLDGVMQAPGGPEEDPVGGFKFGGWTFHYFDEVGGAAMEELFSKPFALLLGRRTYDIFAAYWPYQKDPIADAFNPATKYVATHRPDTLIWQNTQSLGPDIVATLRRLKQEDGPDLLIQGSGNLIQTLLANGLIDEIRLMIFPLLLGKGKRLFGDDAMPAAFRLAKSQTSSTGVIIATYERSGEIEVGSFVTGEPSDAELERRRNWK
- a CDS encoding protein-L-isoaspartate O-methyltransferase family protein — its product is MSTIEDIRRFYARLMAANAASSDPRLEEVFASVPREAFLGPGPWTIVAGNSRVTTPSADPSHIYQNVLVALDADKGINNGEPFLHAMWIGKLAPKPGETVIHIGAGTGYYTALLARLVSPGGMVIAFELDDKLADLARRYLKAYGNATVVHGDAVTMPLPPSDIIYVNAGVVAPPAGWLKALRPGGRMIFPWRPAERVPLAVMVTRTQKGFACDPFMRSWFIPCFGASVADLAAKIPTREQATRSRSIWLTSDKAPDRTATAIFGDVWFSSKDLRAKPGN
- a CDS encoding Nramp family divalent metal transporter produces the protein MSEAEVTATRSEWRFAGRDEDDQPSLREVNSSVAVPNSGVWFRRLFAFMGPGYMVSVGYMDPGNWATDLAGGAQFGYTLLFVIMLSNLMAILLQALAARLGIATGRDLAQACRAYYPRPVNFVLWIACELAIIACDLAEVIGTAIALQLLFGIPLIGGAMLTALDAFLVLLLMNKGFRYLEAFVIALLIIIFSCFAIQIFVAAPPAGTILHSMFVPSSEIVTNPAMLYIAIGIIGATVMPHNLYLHSSIVQTRAYERTEKGKRDAVKWATMDSTIALMLALFVNAAILIVSAVAFHNTGHQDVAEIGEAFELLSPLLGLGIASILFAVALLASGLNSTVTATLAGQIVMEGFLRLRIPNWARRLLTRGLAIIPVVVVTALYGEKGTGQLLVFSQVILSMQLPFAVIPLVQFVSDRKKMGSLAIPRAVAALAWVVAAIILVLNFKLLYDTMFGVG
- the mntR gene encoding manganese-binding transcriptional regulator MntR, translated to MALKNRPVPREPLPDADVHSEGFRQTREARRSALVEDYVELIADLIEDGNEARQVDIAARLGVAQPTVAKMLTRLCADGLVSRKPYRGVFLTDAGRKVAEESRIRHQTVEAFLRSLGVSAETARIDAEGIEHHVSAETLEAFRKAMTAPR
- the ypfJ gene encoding KPN_02809 family neutral zinc metallopeptidase, which encodes MLWRGRRQSDNIEDDRSDSGGGGIGGGGQFRLPIGGRTGGGGSIFLVILVVLAGWYFGFDPSAILGGGDGGLLPGGGGQITDNSGGQDSGTAPANDEMKQFVATVLAETEDTWTGIFKSQGLTYEDPKLVLFSGQVRSACGFASAAAGPFYCPGDHKVYLDMTFFQQLDQQFGASGEFARAYVVAHEVGHHVQNLTGIMSKFNQMRQGMSEADANQLSVRIELQADCFAGVWAHYTAQKGILEQGDIESALNAAKQIGDDTLQKKMQGYVVPESFNHGTSQQRQTWLARGYKSGKLSDCNTLSGPI
- a CDS encoding TCR/Tet family MFS transporter yields the protein MIDPKTARRGLALVFTTLLLDIIGFGIIMPVLPAYLQELTGVGVSEAAIEGGWLFFVYAAMQFFFAPIMGGLSDRFGRRPILLASVLTFSIDNLICAIAWSYPMLFIGRVLAGISGASYSTTSAFIADISNDENRAKNFGLLGIAFGVGFVIGPVLGGLLGTFGPRVPFYFAAGLAFVNFLIAMVFLPETLDEKHRRRFEWKRANPVGTLLQMRQYQGIGWIGLVFFLMTLGHMMYPAVWSFVSSYRYGWSQQQIGFSLGAFGLCGAIVMATVLPRVITRLGEWKTAAIGLIFTAASAFGYAFATQGWMIYAVIVVGCLEALADPPLRSLAAAKVPPSAQGELQGAMTSIFSITSIITPLLYTAVFSWFTGPGAPVTFGGAPYLVGACFLVLALIVFVTKVARPAVVRTVTTDVAEDGAPI
- a CDS encoding aldo/keto reductase, with the protein product MSHDSRIVLTKDGVSLSRLVFGAWRLLDGDARPDADQVGRLIGAAVDLGLTSFDHADIYGNYGVEAAFGAGLSRWKGKREEIELISKCDIMLASANRPRNRLKHYDTSAAHIAASVDRSLGNLGTDYLDLLLLHRPDPLMDADETAAALAALVKAGKVRAVGVSNFTPSQFDLLASRLPFALVTNQIEMSVLKTSALADGSLDHAQRLGYAPMIWSPLGGGSLFTGKEAREARVRAALAAVAAEVGAGDLATVAIAWLLRHPARLVPVLGSMKPERLAAMVKALDIVLDRQQWFAILEASEGRPVA
- the carA gene encoding glutamine-hydrolyzing carbamoyl-phosphate synthase small subunit, which encodes MAETTPALTPPWATEKPTALLVLADGTVIEGRGLGATGSAVAEVCFNTALTGYQEILTDPSYAGQIVTFTFPHIGNIGTNGEDIEDLNPAARAGAVGAVFKADVTNPSNYRAAGGLDQWLKKRGIMALSGIDTRALTALIREKGMPNAVIAHAPDGVFDLDDLKQRAAAWSGLIGLDLAKEVTSGQSSVWRETPWVWNEGFGEQTDPSLHVVAIDYGVKRNILRLLAGLGAKVTVVPAKTGAEEILAMQPDGIFLSNGPGDPEATGGYAVPVIQDLLKTDIPVFGICLGHQMLALALGGRTAKMHQGHHGANHPVKDHTTGKVEIVSMNHGFAVDADSLPEGVEETHVSLFDGSNCGIALTGRPVFSVQHHPEASPGPQDSHYLFRRFVNLIRQKRGEELLAERA